The Archocentrus centrarchus isolate MPI-CPG fArcCen1 chromosome 7, fArcCen1, whole genome shotgun sequence genome window below encodes:
- the dffa gene encoding DNA fragmentation factor subunit alpha, which translates to MQSSVNKPCQVCNFTRQTSYGIAVPSLDDLKEKGREHFGFTSSDPVTVVLESDGTIVEDQAYFLCLPSNTKFMLLNNKETWSPPRKIDGGTAWLARDSMILETDTVDSSSTMAPWCELARQLKQDLTSIILMSEADLQTLVDAPCPELASSLGFQEKKAQDLQATLQRVLDRREQERQSKELLQLYLKTVEEENRQQEEPSQPTQGGAVDVDVLDGMEVDAVSGFMTRTLRVLKGKTSPETRLSTEDLQMVVAKGVEGMEQVLGWDRAKTSVLLQACEAELTTRLQQIQAMQSIRSNTQLRGNQQSSKKSKEGGAEMPAQGGV; encoded by the exons ATGCAGAGTAGCGTGAATAAACCGTGTCAGGTGTGCAATTTCACACGACAAACATCGTACGGGATAGCGGTTCCCTCCTTAGAtgatctgaaggaaaaag GTCGAGAACATTTTGggttcacctccagtgacccaGTCACAGTGGTCCTAGAGAGTGATGGGACAATAGTAGAAGATCAAGCCTACTTTTTGTGTTTACCCTCAAACACAAAATTCATGCTACTGAATAACAAAGAAACATGGTCTCCACCTCGCAAGA ttgatGGTGGCACAGCTTGGCTAGCTAGGGATTCTATGATACTGGAGACTGATACTGTGGATTCCTCCAGCACTATGGCACCCTGGTGTGAACTGGCTCGGCAGCTGAAGCAGGACCTGACCAGCATTATTCTCATGTCTGAGGCGGACCTACAG ACCTTAGTTGATGCCCCATGCCCCGAACTAGCCTCTTCCCTGGGCTTCCAAGAGAAGAAGGCCCAGGATCTCCAGGCAACACTGCAGAGGGTTTTGGATCGAAGAGAGCAGGAGAGGCAGTCCAAGGAATTGCTCCAACTCTACCTAAAAACTGTAGAGGAAGAGAACAGACAACAAGAAGAACCAAGCCAGCCTACTCAGGGAG GTGCTGTCGATGTGGATGTGCTGGATGGAATGGAGGTGGATGCTGTTTCCGGATTTATGACCAGGACTTTGAGGGTCCTAAAAGGCAAAACATCCCCAGAGACCAGGCTTTCCACTGAGGATCTGCAG ATGGTAGTGGCCAAAGGGGTGGAAGGTATGGAGCAGGTGCTGGGCTGGGACAGAGCAAAGACGTCCGTGCTGCTGCAGGCCTGCGAAGCTGAGCTGACCACACGTCTTCAGCAGATTCAGGCCATGCAATCCATCAGGAGCAACACACAGCTGCGCGGCAACCAACAGTCGAGCAAAAAGAGCAAGGAGGGGGGCGCAGAAATGCCAGCCCAAGGCGGCGTCTAG